CCACGTGGGCAGACGCAGCGTGCAGCGTGGCGCTGACAGCCCCGTCCACCGACACCACCGAGCTTTGCCGCGGGGCTGGAGTGTGCCCCAAGTCTGGGGGCTGTCACCTTCCCCCTGACCCTGGTAGTGACAAAGGCTCTGCACTTTAGGGGCACTGAAAGCAAAACgtgtttcttcttctttgtgGCTGAGAAAAACCCTTGGCCAGACGCTGGCAGATCCCGGCACCATTACTGCAGCAAGAGAGACCAGGGGTGACACACAGAAACTCAGTTTCTAATGACTAATTAGGGCTGGGAAAACCCTAGAATAGAtgcctgtggggctgagctccagcagcgaGAGCAGCCCTCAGGATGAGGTTTTGGGTGCCGGATGCGGCTGGGTTTgaggctgagccctgggagcGGTCCCAAACCAGCGCCCTTCATGTGGGTGAAGCTGCGCTCCCCACAGAGTGGCTGTGCTGCGATGGGCTGTGGGGAGGTGGCCAGCCACGGGCAAAGGAAGGATTCAGGATTTCCACCTCTGAAAGGAGGAGGAGCTCTGAGCTGCCGGGGGCTGTGTTCTGGCCCCGTGTCTCACACTCTGGGCGCACTGGGAAACCCCAGGGAGCCCCTtgccccagctggctcctagGAACCTTCTTGCTGCAGAGTCCGAGACTCAAACTGACAGAATGTACCAGAAATTAAGATTGCACTGGGTTTTTCCTGGGATCTTTGTTGCTTAGTGTCCCAATCCAAGATTCTCCACAGTCTCAGGAAATGGTACCTATGCAGCTGACCTGGCCTTTGCCCTCATAGCTTTTGAATTTGTTACCCAGTCTCAACTGTGGTTGAAAGACCAGATGTTTTGTGAAAATAGAAAAGAGATGGAAGAGATGCCACCGTTAATAAAATGCCTCTTAGCAAGCACAACCCATAATGAGGCACCAGAAAATCTCACCGGGACAGTGGTGGGGAAAGGAACGGTTCACCCGAAGTCAGCAGTCCTAGACAAATTTGTCCAAAGCTGGGTTTGTCCCAGCTCCAGAgtgctctctgccctgctcccagcacagattccctttgctcctgctgtctggcagtgcctgctcccactccccaTCTGGGTTTGCAGCAGGGCCAAGaggagctcaggctgctgctctcctgtgctctgcccacccCAGCCTCTCAATGCAGCCTTTCTTCGCTGCCTGCGGAAATCCACTTCCTCCAGCACCATCAGCCTTACAAATAAAACCCCGAGTAATTTTGGTCTGGGCATTTTTCTGCCTCTCCCTCCGTGCTGAGCTGCCTTGCAagcagtgagagcagagcagggctgggagcagcacgaGCACATAAACCCCATCTGTGGGCACCACCGGGGTCATGCACACAGGCAGGCAGAGTGTCTGCTTCAAGGTCCCACTGACGATTTTCcgtgatttttttccctttgttagCCCAGGGCAAGGACAAGTGGATGGACTTGGCCCCACCCTGACAGGAcagctccagttctgctgcacccagagctgtgccacagcttggttccctgctctgggtgttTCCTCCAGCAGTGTGAccctgcactcccagcccaACTTTTCATGTCATGCCATCAGTCTTTGATGCCTTTTCTACACATGATTatccctcagccccaggggcagggtgggccttgtctccctgctgcccttcccagaAGGCTTGacctgctgggcaggggcaaAGCACTCACCTCCTTCAGCTCCCTtggccccatccctgcagacaATGGGGAGCTGGGACAGTCTATAGTAAAGAAACGCTTGTCCCTCCTTCCTTTCCACCTAGACCCTCTGGGTGGGCAGACACAGTTCTTGACACAGGATTTCCCTTGGTCTGTGATCATCCCCACAATGCTCTGTGGAGCAGCTTTCATAGGGCTCAGTGCCTCTGAGTCTGGGGTCACATCCTGAGCCCTGTAGGGCTGCCCAGGCCAGGGCAAGTTTCCTGATGTCCAAACTTACCCCCAGTTCTTGCCACACTGCACTGGAGAGTAGGCTCCCTGCTGACATGGGGCTGCTATCACGGCAACTGGCTTGTTAATTTCTCCTAATGATGTGAATGCTTCTTCCACTGCAGCTGTGACTCCTGAGGTAAGCAGGGCCAGGCTATCTGATGCCAGAGCTCCCCGCTGTTGCTGTATTACTGGGGTTACACAACCCCAGAGAAGGGCAGGCTTCCCAGGCCGTGCATGCCATGGGTGTGCCCAGCAGCTTCTGGGTGAAGGAGCCTTCACCACTGCTCAGTCCCCTACTGAGGAACAAAACCAGACAGCATGGGAGTCTCCCAGGCACTTTCCTGCCTAGCAAGGTGCTCCATAGCTGTATGTGGCCCCTGGAAAATAACTGAATGCTCTGACAGTGGTAGCTGAGCAGGCAGCCTGCTCTCCCTTTTCCCGGCCATAGAAATTTGGGATAAGCCCCCTTACCTCTAAATGGGGCATCAGTGATTGAGcttcctgcaggaaagcagttttttgcatttctctccCCTGGCTGGGTGAGGAGGGTCTCAtgtggcagggccaggcagtGTGACACCCTGGGATGCTGTTCCTGCAGGTAGTGATCAGGCTGGTGCTGTCCCAGTACTGTGTGCTATGTGCTGTGctgtttctctgctgttttaTGGGTTTTCCTAGTACTGAAGTACCTGTGCTTGACATTTGTAGTGCTGTTTCCAGGGCTGCTCATCCCTgttgctgcagctcttgctctgcCATGCCACATTGGCTGATTGTCCTGGTTCCCAGTGCAGTGCCATCTGTTGAGGTGGTAGCACTGCCTCTCCTTTCTGTCTCCCCGTGGTTCAAGCCTGTGGCCTGGTATCCACAGATGCCCTGAGGAATCAtcttcctgcctgcctgggcaggTTGGGTGCTGGGCAgtccctccccagtgccccacACTCACTCAGCACCCCATATCTAATCTGCCCCCGTCTCGTGCTCTGCTCGTGGCCACCTCCTTCCCGTCAGGAGAGCTGGTTTCTATTCCTGTCCCTTACCTCAGCCCTTGCTTTGCAGcctgcctggcctggcagcTCTCCAGGGCTGAACTGGGTGCTCAGCACCCCTTTTTCAGCCCCCCCAGTTTtggtgcctgcagagcagctcgCAGAGGCCATGAGGGATGCAATGAATTAAACTCTGCCATGGAGAGCTTCAGGTGGTCCCCAAGCAGGCTGCAAGGCTGGATGGGTGCCTACACCTCCTGCCTGGagtcctggagcacagggagtcTGTCCAGCCTCTCTCAgccaggatggggatggggacagtcTGGAcatcagccctggcagggagagcaCTGGAGCCTGTGGCAAATGCAGCCTCTGGCACCCTGCCTCCATCGAGGTCCTGCAAGGTGCCCAATGGAGCTGAGCTTACAAAGCAGCTGCCCCTTGTACCCGATCCTGTCTCTGAGCTTGCTTCGCCTCCATGAGGGTGTTTGctccacagcatccctgggtgcATCTGGCACCTTCCTGAAAGGCTCCAGAAGTCTCTTctgctgcttgtttgttttttttattattgttattccAGGAAAAGAGATCAGGCTCAGCTTGTATCTAATCAGGAGCTATTCCAGTTCTgcttttaaatgaaatgaaGAGCCTTCTTTTAAATCCCACTATAtggttttatttgcatttatactcaagcttttttttttccttgaagagaTTGTCTAATTACTGTTAGTTGGTAACCATAAAATGTAATAACTGGCAACAAAAGATAATTTCTACACTTAATGCAGTAGTTTGCTAAGCAATAAGATATGACTGCTTTGATACATACAGGTTATAGTTTATGCTTTGACTTTTTAAACattgtatttttccattttaccaGGTTGTTTGTGAGTGGAGCTGTTACACTTAAATGGAAATTGAATTCATTTAGTGCACCAAAATAGCATTGTAGAAGGGTTTGGGTGCCTTTTCAATGAATCAGAGCAGTGGTTTCACATGCATTCTGTAGGAAGCTGATTTAAGTGAGGTGCTATCCTCAGACAGTCACAGCCTGTGCAGGAGGATACATCAACACCAGGGAGTCCTGTTCCCATGGGCACTTTCTCTGAAATCCTCGGGGAATCCTCATCTTTGTGCTTAGCTCTCACGTGGGACTTTGCACTTTTCCCAgtggtggctgcagcctgcaccctgctgccctgctctctccctcagtcccaggagccagcctgccTCCTCACCTTCATCTCATCCTAACAGggattttaaaaatgttcaaaCCTACGGATTGGAGCCGGGTTGGTGTTGATCTTTGGGGAGCTCAGGCTGCTGTTTCTGCCAGACAGGAAGGAGAGTGCAGAGGATGCTGCTGAGAGAGGCAGGAGGGTTGTGGCAGAAGCTTGTTGAGGGTTTGTCCAGCTGAGGCCCTGCTCTGTTATTGTTTTATCTGAGAAGCAAATAGATGGTGgggtggctgctgtggcagagcaTGGAGACCACGGTCCCCACCCTGTGTGACTaccctggcacagcagtgacTCTGTCCTGCCTGTGCAAACCTTCCTCAGCCCCTCGCCTGGCCCCAGCCCTGAATCTTGGGCAGGGAGCACAAGGCAGGAATGGCCCCgtttcctgcagagctggcttCCTTCACTCCTCTCTGTTTCAGCATAATTTACCATGTCTgttctggggctggagggagcttGGGTTGATGCTTGGAAGTCTCTCAGTGTTGTCAGACAATGACAGAGAGGGGTCGAAGCTGTGGGCTGATGTTCAGAGCCCTCCCTTCCCTGAAAGAGGTGGGAGTGTTTCCCACCCTTATCCAAAACAGGGGCTGCTTCTTGCTTGGCTGCATCCCTCCTCCCCTGGGACCACTCTCTTCCTTTGCCCCTCTTGTTTCCCAGACAGAGGTCACTGCAGTCAGCACAGTCtgatgggagctgctgctccaaatccaccagccctgccctaaTGTGGTCTGGGATCTCTGGTTCTCACCACGCacaggctgagcctggggcGTTAGCACAGACACAAGGCAGGAGTGGGGCTGTAGTCAGGGGACCAGCTCTGCTTCAGCAGGCTGAAATATAACCAAAGCAAGCTCACCCCTAGTCCCTTATCAGGGAAAGACATATTCTTATGGTCAGAGCTCTTGCTTACAGATCCTGGGACAGTTGTAGCTGCTCTGTTATGGATTCAAGGGTGAGTGCACCTTTACCAGCTGTCCTAGAATGCTGCAGCTATCAGGTCTTGGAGAATCACAGAAAAGGTGAAGCATTCACACTAACTCTTGCCATTTGCATCTGAAACAAGAAGGACACGGTTCCTCTTGTCTCCTGAAGCTGGTGAGGGCGATGCCTTAGGCAGTACAGCCGTGGCTTTCCTGGCATGGGGTGCAGGAAGCAGAGCTTCTCCAGGAAGACTCCACAGAGGAACGAGCTCTGACCTGCGTGTCTATGGGTGACTGATAAACAGCTAAAACCATCAGCAACCAGTGACTGGGGCAGGAACAGCTGCGCTGGAGCTGGGGATTTCCCGAACTGCTGGGTAccaggctccagagcagagcgGGAGCTGCACCCCTGAGGATCCCAGCCCGGGTGGCGTTTGCCGGGtctgccaggcacaggcagcaatgCTCGGCTGTGCACAGcgctctgctctcccctctgcCCCGCAGGCTTCCTTTGCGTGGCAGTAGGTTTTCCTTTTGGATGGATGATAAAACTGGCAAAAAAGCTGTGGCATTGCAGCAAGGCCCTTTGGAGGAGTGGTTTTATTTaaactgaaactgaaataaaactcAGCGCTTGTACCTTTTAGCACCTGCAGCTCACAAGGAACAAGCTGCACCTCTGTGGGATTCCCCAGGTGCTTTGCTTGGTGACTGTGCTGGCTTTCGATGTGCCCTTACCCCTCAGGAGCTGACAGATGGGTGATGGGAATCCTTTGTCTGCCTGTCCCCGGGTGATCAGGATTTACTCAgtcttttgtttccttggccatTCTAAGGCTCTTGCCTTTTCTATCTTCCCACCATCATCTCTTAATGTCTTGAATTTTTAGAATGTTAGTCTGGATTAGGCTCTCCTTTGTTTCCTGAGCtgggtgtgctgtgctgggctggatgaCTTGCTAATTGAGGTGCCATCAACACTTGCCATACTCAAAACAGTCCCTTGTTCCTCACCTGCTAATTTAAAATCTCTTCTGCAATTCTCTACAAACCAGGTTTTTCACACCACAGTGCTGTGTTACACCAGAGTGGCCCATCCACCCGGGAGCCATTTTCTTTCGCAGTGATGGTCACTAGATAATTTTGTGGGAAGAAGCCAAGTGGCTTCTCCGAGAGAAGAGCTTAGGGAAATGCCAGTCCCAGTGGCTGTCCCTCTTGCAGACAGCAGGAAGCTGTGAGTGCAGCGGACTGGGGGGACCTGCTTGTCCCCATAAAccctcctgtcccacagcaccTCGTGGTAGGCATCCAGGGAGGTGTCCTGGTGTGTAGGACCCAGACTCATCTGCCTTCCCTCCTTTTGTGCATAAAATCACCCATTTCCCCCCAAGTTCAGGCTATCTGGGTTCTGCGGATCCACCAGAAATTCGAACTGGGTTCTGCAACGAACTTTGCAGCTTGAGGTTGGTAGAGACACGAAGAACCCATTTCTCCTAAAGACCCTCACCCATGGAGCTGCTTGTAAAGACATTAGCACCCATCTTGCCTATCACTTTTCTGGTCACAAAGTGGCATGATGGCTGCAGAGTTGCTCAGGCCTTTGTGCAAGACAGCTCTCCACAAATCTATCTTCTGCATGACTCAAGTCAGGACTTGCCACCCCATGAGAGGCTGCCCGGACACAGGCCAGCTATTCAGAGCAGCACATAGCCAGGCTTGCCACTGGCCAGGCACCTGGGCACCACCTTTCCTGTTTACCCCGTGGTGACAGCAGGGCTCTGtctctggcagggcaggagcggGCAGTGGGTGTTTACTGAGCAAGCATCCgccagtgcccagccagcagccgGAGCAGGTGGGATCCCACCCTGTGTTCAATAGCAGCGCTGTGTTTAGGGCTGGGAATTGTCACATTTGGTGGCAACGCCTTTTGGTGCCTGGTCCCACGAAACCCAGCATTCAGCTCTTTTCCTTCCAGGTGTTATTGGTGTACCCTACACCTGAGCtccatggcagagcagctcGCTTTATTTGGAGGCACCTTCTGCCCATGCACGTCTGGATCCAGGAGAGGCCAAAGGGAGCATCACTCCGGCCTTTGGTCTTCATGTTGAAGTTGCCCCAGCTGGGTTCCCTGTGAGAGCTCGTTCTCTGAatgtgctgagcagggctgtgcatccctgcaggagccctcctggggctggggccccgggctggggaagcacagctccatcaggctgctcagggctttgAATTCTCCAGCTGGTCAGGGTACTGCAAAGGTCTTGAGAGAGACATGTATTGTGTCTTTTTTTAGGGTCTGTTAAGTGCTGTAGCTGGAGAAGAGCTTTGATAACTCTGTCTGTTCTGAAGAGCTTTTAAAAACTGCTGAAATTTCCCCAAAACAGTATAAGAATGGGCTGCCTGGCTGGTGGATGAATGTTTACTGCTGACAGCATCTGCATTGGGTGCTTTTTCACTGTGGGGAGAAGGGACATGATGATGGATTTCCTTCAgtacctttattttttctgtaattagCTCATCAGTCCTTTGTGGCTTGGATAGAAATTTTAACAGAAATTGTCAAAATATTGACTATGAGACGTTTTTAAATTGGAGAGTCCATCCCGATGTGGCtacatttctctgttttcttcctgtttATAGCCTGAAAAACCCTCACAGGATCTGTGTAAGAGCCTTttggctttcctcctcctgtatGCTGTCACACTGTCTAGCAGCTGTGGATCTGGGGGGATCTTTGTTTGCTGCAGGTTCCCTTCAGGGAGGCTGCCCCTTTTTGCTGTAGTGGGAGGCTGAGTAGCTCCCCATTTCTATGACAACAGTTGTATTTCATGGTGGTGATGTGTTCATAAATAGCTCAGGAAGGCAGTTCCCATGGCACACCCCAGCCCTGTTAGCTGTAGTACTCTTGCTGCCCATTTCACCTTTCCCTCCTGCAGAACCCCACACTACTGCCAAGGTGACTCACAATATGTGCTTTACCTTTGCCATCCACAGTCTTTTTAAATATcacttttctctgcttcattgGGCCAGGGGAGCTAGAGAGTCTTCTTCCACAATTTcctcatttgcattttttcagcACCACTTTTGACTCTTTCTTAATGAACCAAAGACTTATCTAAATTTCTTACATAATCAGGTCTCAGGTGATACTTTTAACAAACCCAAATCCtctaaaaacatttaaaagttgCTCAAGGATAGAGGGATTGGTTGTGCTGACCCTAGAGAACAACAGCACAGGACTGGAGAGACAGGAGGGTAAAGAAAAAGTCCCCTAGAACAGGTCCCTGCCTCAAAAACCAGGAGGACAGAGGAGCTGTCTGAATCCTTTCCCAGGTGTGAACCTGTGCTGGATTTGGAATTAAGGGGATAAAGAAATTCCATTTCTGTCCTTCCCCCCTGTTTGTCCTCTCACTGTGGGATCTCTGACAAACTTCTCTGTTCCACAGCAGAGGGTCAGCAGACAGCAGAGGCCttggtgtcactgtcacctttTCCTAGCACAGCGCAAACCTCGCTTCAGCCAAGGGAAGCCTCTGACGTGCCTCCAGTGACTGCTGCCATTCctcagccaggcctggagaAAAACCCAACTGCTGCAACACTCAGTGCCACAGGGGCCCAAGCTACAGAGGTGGAGGATGCCTTCATCCCCACCACCCCCATGGCAggctccaaggcagagagactgcAGGCTTCTACCACTGCCAGTCCTGTGGACATCGCAGTTACACATCCTGAGCATGACAACATGAGCTTGTCAGccaacagcagcactgaaatccCCTCCCCTACCCTGACTGCCAGCACTCTGGAAGGAAACCAGCCCATCCATGAAGCCACAGAGCCTTTCAGCACGACTGAAGAGACGGATGATGCCAGCAGTGCAACCCCCACGCCTCCTCTGAACACTGGGCCGGGTGAGGTTTTGCTTTTACTGCCTGTGCACCAAGTCCTGCCTCAAGGATGCACAACCTGGGAATGTCTGAGCACTCTCCTGCTAActggagagagggagaagaaggGAGTGAGACACTAAGCAGAGCCAGTTCAGTGCAAATTATTTGCAAAGATGTTAGTTCAGCATCCTCTTTGCAAACCTCATTAATTCTGGTGTTAATTGTGCTGGCTGCTTTCTGATTGATTGTGTGCAGGGACATCCTTCATATGTCTAAATGAAACAACATGCCTtagcagcactgcccagctgggCCTGTCTGGcatcagggctgggggctcagtgGGAGCCTCCCTGGAGAAGCACACCCTCCCTTAACACAAAACATGGAGATGGGCAAGCACAAGTGACAGCTCATCCATCCAACCATGGGAAACCCTACCCTACCTTCAGATCCCTCTGGGCAACATGGGGACTGATTATAGGGTCTGCAATCCCAGTTTTGTCCATCTTGGGGCCTGCCAGGCTGTCACACACCCCTAATGCAAGGCAGATACTGACTGATCACTGATTTACATGGTGTTCATGCATTGTTTTCCCTGGTTCGTGTCACATGGTCCTGCTGTTCTGTGACAACTGACACAGCCTCAGGGGATGCTGCTACCcagtccctgggcagccccctTTGTGCTCCCTGTAAGGAGGGATGAGAGGCCTGTCCCAGTGTCTTGCTCTGGGGCGATCCTCAGCTGTGTGTAAAGTTGTTTAAGCTTGTCTGCTTGTCCTTTGTCCCCAAGGACAGGCCTTGTGGGCCCAGCTGAGGCTGGCTGACATTGCAGATTGGCACATATGAAAACTGAGAGGACTTTCTAAGCACTGTGGGTTATAGTGTggctcagctgtggctgtgctaaAGGCTCTGCTTATTTTCCAAAGGGTTGACAATAAGCTGCTATTCCTGTAGTTCCAGCAGTCTTTCTTACACTCTTTCTTCTATCTTGTCCAGTCCTGCAGAACAGTGTGCTTGCACTGGGTCCTTTGAAATAACTGCTTGTTCCTATTTTGCAGCAACAACTAACAGCTCTCAGTCAGGGCTTTTTGATGGGCAGACCCCGAGGCCTACAGCAGCAAGTTCTGAAACCAAGGCAGCAACGAGCCCTGTGGGTGCTAcagaggagagcactgtggagCCCAGAacctcctctgctcccacctccaTTGTACGGAGCACATCCTTTGCTACTGCCTCCAGtactgtgacagtgacacccctTGTGACCAGCTCCAcgcctgccagcacagctgccatCCCCACCAGCACG
This DNA window, taken from Melospiza georgiana isolate bMelGeo1 chromosome 9, bMelGeo1.pri, whole genome shotgun sequence, encodes the following:
- the LOC131086933 gene encoding mucin-5AC-like, whose protein sequence is MEGTRRALLRLAAACCLLCALPAEGQQTAEALVSLSPFPSTAQTSLQPREASDVPPVTAAIPQPGLEKNPTAATLSATGAQATEVEDAFIPTTPMAGSKAERLQASTTASPVDIAVTHPEHDNMSLSANSSTEIPSPTLTASTLEGNQPIHEATEPFSTTEETDDASSATPTPPLNTGPATTNSSQSGLFDGQTPRPTAASSETKAATSPVGATEESTVEPRTSSAPTSIVRSTSFATASSTVTVTPLVTSSTPASTAAIPTSTPTLAQSLEPRHEKTSVLDVGDDNSELPSLAGKARADPLVITVISVFIVMVAILALVGFLRYRQHNNRTEFRRLQDLPMDDMMEDTPLSLYSY